From Syntrophobacterales bacterium, a single genomic window includes:
- a CDS encoding ATP synthase F0 subunit B, whose translation MVELSESWKWILKFTNFFILLWILVKFGKKHFQNFLLGRHTKVKERIDEADKLLAEAESLKGEYAAKLAKLDKEIEAFKAQVTEETKKESEKLVEEARAFAAKIEEQARLTYEQEKREISGRIKEEIAKLALEKAERLVVEKVSATDNDKIIEEFIEKLRSLN comes from the coding sequence ATGGTAGAGCTCTCTGAATCTTGGAAGTGGATTTTAAAGTTTACAAATTTTTTCATCCTTTTGTGGATCCTTGTGAAGTTTGGGAAAAAGCACTTCCAGAATTTTCTATTAGGCCGTCACACTAAGGTGAAAGAGAGAATTGACGAAGCGGATAAGCTTCTGGCCGAAGCTGAAAGCCTGAAAGGCGAGTATGCCGCGAAACTTGCAAAGCTTGACAAGGAAATTGAGGCCTTCAAGGCGCAGGTGACGGAAGAGACGAAGAAGGAAAGCGAGAAGCTCGTAGAGGAAGCGCGCGCTTTTGCCGCTAAGATTGAAGAGCAGGCTCGGCTTACCTACGAACAGGAAAAGAGGGAAATCAGCGGGCGGATCAAAGAAGAGATCGCGAAGCTTGCTCTTGAGAAGGCGGAACGGCTTGTAGTGGAAAAGGTCAGTGCGACTGATAACGATAAAATAATTGAAGAGTTCATAGAAAAGCTAAGGAGCTTAAATTGA
- a CDS encoding ParB/RepB/Spo0J family partition protein, whose protein sequence is MAAKKDPLGRGLSAILKDVEERGGIRLIRVDQIVPNPDQPRQSIKEEALLELAASIREKGLLQPLILKKNGGNKYDIIAGERRFRASVMAGLTEVSAIIKDVDDKEALEIALIENLQREDLNAVEIGATYQRFIDEFGYTHQDLAKKIGVDRSSVTNYVRILKLPEWIRKLMSEGKLSQGHGRALLALRNEKDQKRFVDKVLNEGASVRDLERAARKKNRQERSGFEDAADTLTEALGTKVDITFKKQKGKIIIEFYSGEDLDRIVESIVNIKE, encoded by the coding sequence ATGGCAGCAAAAAAAGACCCGTTGGGACGCGGCTTGTCCGCTATATTGAAAGATGTGGAGGAGCGCGGCGGTATCAGACTGATTCGTGTCGACCAGATCGTGCCGAATCCTGATCAGCCGAGGCAATCAATCAAAGAAGAGGCGCTTCTTGAGCTTGCGGCTTCGATTCGGGAAAAGGGGCTTCTCCAGCCGCTCATCCTGAAAAAGAATGGCGGCAATAAATACGACATCATTGCCGGAGAGAGGAGGTTTCGCGCCTCCGTGATGGCGGGGCTTACGGAAGTAAGCGCCATAATAAAGGATGTGGATGATAAGGAAGCCCTGGAGATTGCCCTTATTGAGAACCTCCAGAGGGAGGACCTGAATGCCGTCGAGATAGGGGCCACCTACCAGAGGTTTATAGACGAGTTCGGCTATACCCATCAGGACTTGGCGAAGAAGATCGGCGTAGATAGGAGTTCCGTGACCAACTACGTGAGGATACTCAAGCTTCCCGAGTGGATAAGGAAGCTTATGAGCGAGGGAAAGCTTTCCCAGGGGCACGGCAGGGCCCTTCTTGCTTTGCGGAATGAAAAAGACCAGAAGCGCTTTGTTGACAAGGTATTGAATGAAGGCGCCTCAGTCAGGGACCTTGAGCGGGCCGCAAGAAAAAAGAACCGTCAGGAAAGATCCGGGTTCGAAGATGCGGCAGATACGCTTACCGAAGCGCTCGGAACCAAAGTCGATATTACCTTTAAAAAACAGAAAGGAAAGATAATTATCGAGTTCTATTCCGGGGAAGATTTGGACCGAATTGTGGAATCTATTGTAAATATTAAAGAATAA
- the atpD gene encoding F0F1 ATP synthase subunit beta: MSVEVKGKVVQVIGTVVDIRFPSDSLPPIYGAVFISNPTISDKADNLVLEVAQHVGDNVVRAIAMETTDGLLRGQDATYKGTQITIPVGKEILGRVLNVIGDPVDGQGEIKTAMTYPIHRPAPTLTQQNTKVELLETGVKVIDLLEPYSKGGKVGLFGGAGVGKTVVIMEMIHNIAMHHGGISVFGGVGERTREGTDLWLEMKGSGVLDKTALIYGQMTEVPGARARIGLTALTAAEYFRDEEGQDVLLFIDNIFRFTQANSEVSALLGRMPSAVGYQPTLATDLGELQERITSTLKGSITSVQAIYVPADDLTDPAPATTFAHLDATTVLSRPIAELGIYPAVDPLDSTSRILDPLVVGEEHYAVARQVQAILQKYKELQDIIAILGMDELSEDDKLVVARARRIQRFLSQPFFVGEQFTGIPGKYVALKDTIRGFKEIAEGKHDDLPEQAFYMVGTIEEAVEQGKKLMGA, translated from the coding sequence ATGAGCGTGGAGGTAAAAGGAAAGGTTGTTCAGGTCATAGGAACGGTCGTTGATATTAGATTTCCATCTGATAGCCTTCCGCCGATATATGGAGCCGTTTTTATATCCAACCCGACGATTAGCGATAAAGCAGATAATCTGGTTCTTGAGGTTGCCCAGCACGTAGGAGACAACGTGGTACGGGCTATCGCCATGGAGACCACCGATGGTCTGCTTCGCGGTCAGGATGCGACGTATAAGGGGACACAGATTACAATACCCGTTGGAAAAGAAATCTTGGGCAGGGTGCTAAACGTTATAGGTGACCCGGTGGACGGCCAGGGTGAAATAAAGACGGCAATGACCTACCCCATACACAGACCTGCACCGACCCTCACCCAGCAGAACACGAAGGTTGAGCTGCTTGAGACGGGCGTTAAGGTTATTGACCTTCTTGAACCCTATTCCAAGGGTGGAAAAGTTGGTCTGTTCGGCGGCGCCGGCGTTGGTAAGACGGTTGTTATCATGGAGATGATCCATAACATCGCAATGCACCACGGTGGTATTTCGGTGTTCGGCGGCGTAGGGGAGAGAACGAGGGAAGGTACTGACCTCTGGCTCGAAATGAAGGGTTCAGGCGTTCTTGACAAGACGGCCCTTATTTATGGACAGATGACGGAGGTTCCGGGCGCGAGGGCGAGAATCGGTCTTACGGCCCTTACCGCAGCAGAGTATTTCAGGGATGAAGAGGGTCAGGATGTGCTTCTCTTTATCGATAACATATTCAGATTCACCCAGGCGAACTCGGAAGTGTCCGCCCTTCTCGGTAGGATGCCGTCGGCCGTTGGTTACCAGCCTACTCTGGCCACAGACCTTGGAGAGTTACAGGAGAGGATCACATCCACACTGAAAGGGTCGATCACTTCGGTACAGGCCATCTACGTTCCTGCTGACGACCTTACCGACCCGGCTCCGGCAACTACATTTGCACATCTTGATGCTACTACGGTTCTTTCAAGGCCGATCGCCGAGCTTGGTATATACCCTGCGGTGGACCCCCTTGACTCTACGAGCCGTATCCTTGACCCGTTGGTCGTAGGCGAGGAGCATTACGCGGTTGCCCGCCAGGTACAGGCAATACTTCAGAAATATAAAGAGCTGCAGGATATCATCGCCATCCTTGGTATGGATGAACTTTCGGAAGACGACAAGCTCGTGGTGGCAAGGGCGAGAAGGATCCAGAGATTCCTCTCCCAGCCCTTCTTTGTTGGCGAGCAGTTCACCGGAATTCCAGGAAAGTACGTGGCCCTTAAAGATACGATCAGAGGTTTCAAAGAGATCGCCGAAGGCAAGCATGACGATCTGCCCGAGCAGGCTTTCTACATGGTTGGAACTATAGAGGAAGCGGTCGAGCAGGGCAAAAAATTAATGGGGGCATAA
- a CDS encoding F0F1 ATP synthase subunit epsilon gives MDNSLSVEIITPERVVVSDEAEMVEAKGSLGEFGIMPGHIRYLTSIEIGEIRYTKDGNTRYLATSGGFAEVFDDKVTLLVDTAEFAEEIDVDRAKRAKDRAGTNLKDVSGEEEDYRRYELALMRAIARIGVAEKKL, from the coding sequence GTGGACAACAGCCTTAGCGTTGAAATAATTACGCCTGAGAGGGTTGTAGTAAGCGACGAGGCCGAAATGGTTGAGGCGAAAGGATCCTTGGGTGAGTTCGGCATAATGCCCGGTCACATCAGGTACCTGACTTCCATTGAGATAGGCGAGATACGATACACGAAAGACGGCAACACGCGGTACCTTGCCACGAGCGGTGGGTTCGCTGAAGTCTTTGACGACAAGGTAACGCTCCTTGTAGATACGGCTGAATTTGCAGAAGAGATTGATGTCGACAGGGCAAAAAGGGCAAAGGACCGTGCCGGGACCAATTTGAAGGACGTCTCCGGGGAGGAAGAAGACTACAGAAGGTACGAGCTGGCCCTGATGCGGGCTATCGCGAGAATAGGAGTTGCTGAAAAGAAGCTATAA
- the atpA gene encoding F0F1 ATP synthase subunit alpha produces MEIKADEISRIIEQKISGFEREVDLQETGVIISIGDGIARIYGLENAMAGELLEFPHGITGMVLNLEEDNIGAVVFGEDYKIKEGDFAKRTSRIAQVPVGEAMVGRVVDGLGTPIDGKGPIEAQEYRNVEQTAPGVVVRQPVKEPLQTGIKAIDAMIPIGRGQRELIIGDRGTGKTVVAIDTIINQKGNNVFCIYVAIGQKRSSVARTVDLLTRYGAMEYTTVVAATASDSAPLQYLAPFSGTAMGEYFRDTGRHALIVYDDLSKHAVAYRQLSLLLRRPPAREAYPGDIFYLHSRLLERSAKWDDAHGGGSLTSLPIIETQAGDVSAYIPTNVISITDGQIYLEPELFYAGIRPAINVGISVSRVGGNAQIKAMKQVAGRLRLDLAQYREMAAFAKFGSDLDKATQALLARGSRLTELLKQGQYVPIPVEKQVVLLYAAANGYIDTYPESVLKKYEVELTAYVEKEHQALLKDILEKKEISSDIKDKLDKALSTFKEKFTY; encoded by the coding sequence ATGGAGATTAAAGCAGACGAAATAAGCAGGATTATAGAACAGAAGATATCGGGGTTTGAGAGGGAAGTAGATCTTCAGGAAACGGGTGTAATAATCTCTATAGGTGACGGTATTGCTAGGATATACGGCCTTGAAAACGCCATGGCGGGTGAGCTGCTTGAGTTTCCCCACGGCATAACCGGTATGGTCCTTAACCTGGAAGAGGACAACATAGGCGCCGTCGTTTTCGGAGAAGACTACAAGATCAAGGAAGGCGACTTTGCGAAAAGAACCTCAAGGATTGCTCAGGTTCCAGTCGGCGAAGCCATGGTCGGCAGGGTCGTGGATGGCCTTGGAACTCCCATTGACGGCAAAGGCCCTATTGAAGCGCAGGAATATAGAAACGTTGAACAGACTGCGCCAGGCGTCGTTGTACGGCAGCCCGTGAAGGAGCCGCTGCAGACAGGCATCAAGGCCATTGACGCCATGATCCCCATCGGCAGGGGCCAGAGAGAGCTCATAATCGGCGACCGCGGAACCGGAAAGACGGTCGTTGCTATTGACACGATCATAAATCAGAAAGGCAACAACGTATTCTGTATATACGTCGCTATAGGCCAGAAGCGTTCCTCCGTTGCCCGTACAGTCGACCTTTTGACCAGATACGGGGCCATGGAGTACACTACTGTGGTGGCGGCTACGGCAAGCGACTCCGCACCGCTTCAGTACCTCGCCCCGTTCTCAGGAACAGCTATGGGCGAATACTTCAGAGACACGGGAAGGCATGCGCTCATCGTCTACGATGATCTTTCAAAGCACGCCGTGGCATACAGGCAGTTATCACTCCTCCTGAGGAGGCCTCCTGCGAGGGAAGCGTACCCGGGCGACATTTTCTACCTCCACTCAAGGTTGCTTGAGAGGTCGGCGAAATGGGACGACGCGCATGGCGGTGGATCACTCACCTCACTGCCCATCATTGAGACCCAGGCGGGCGACGTTTCGGCGTACATTCCCACGAACGTTATCTCAATCACGGACGGGCAGATATATCTTGAGCCCGAACTTTTCTACGCAGGTATCAGGCCGGCCATCAACGTCGGTATCTCGGTATCCCGCGTCGGCGGTAACGCCCAGATCAAGGCCATGAAGCAGGTTGCCGGAAGGCTTCGCCTCGACCTTGCGCAGTACAGGGAAATGGCCGCTTTTGCAAAATTTGGAAGTGATCTCGACAAGGCTACCCAGGCATTGCTCGCCAGGGGATCCCGCCTCACCGAGCTTCTGAAACAGGGACAGTATGTGCCAATCCCGGTAGAGAAACAGGTTGTGCTTCTCTATGCAGCGGCGAACGGATATATTGACACGTATCCTGAGAGCGTACTTAAGAAATACGAAGTGGAGCTTACCGCATACGTAGAAAAAGAGCACCAGGCTCTCCTGAAGGACATCTTGGAGAAGAAGGAGATCTCATCGGATATCAAAGACAAACTGGATAAGGCGCTAAGTACGTTTAAAGAAAAGTTCACATACTAA
- the atpH gene encoding ATP synthase F1 subunit delta: MIQQSIARKYAKGLFSVGEKDGKYGEYLGELSSLVTLFKREDRLGKALMLPILEMKKRKELLGDVVRAIALSMPVSNMLTMLMERNRMGYLPLLAEAYTNLVDEKEGRVKGILWSAFPLDDVMKAKIEAVLKERMKKDVILTVMEDKTLIGGIKLNVQGTIIDGSMKRQLEALKENILKE; this comes from the coding sequence TTGATACAGCAGTCAATCGCCAGGAAATACGCAAAAGGTCTTTTCAGTGTTGGGGAAAAAGATGGTAAGTACGGGGAATACCTGGGAGAGCTGTCTTCGCTCGTGACATTGTTCAAGAGAGAGGATCGGCTTGGAAAGGCGCTCATGCTCCCCATCCTTGAGATGAAGAAGAGGAAGGAACTTCTCGGGGACGTAGTAAGGGCGATCGCGTTGTCGATGCCTGTCAGCAATATGCTTACCATGCTTATGGAGAGAAACAGGATGGGATACCTGCCTCTCCTCGCAGAGGCTTACACCAATCTCGTTGACGAAAAAGAAGGCAGAGTAAAGGGGATCCTGTGGTCTGCATTTCCTCTTGACGATGTTATGAAAGCGAAGATTGAAGCGGTCCTCAAGGAGCGGATGAAAAAAGATGTAATCCTCACCGTAATGGAAGACAAAACTCTTATTGGCGGAATCAAGCTTAATGTGCAAGGCACTATTATAGATGGCAGCATGAAAAGGCAGCTCGAGGCACTGAAGGAAAATATTCTGAAGGAGTAA
- the atpG gene encoding ATP synthase F1 subunit gamma gives MASLRDIKRKISSIDSTQTITRTVKMVSASKLRKAQTELDKTKAYAMKMEDLVRRVVKKLPSESHPLLTPREEINKVLIVSIASDRGLAGAFNTNICLAAENFIHQNSSKYERMAVYIVGKKAKDYLSRRKVDIIKDWADVKKVDQDLVDQIADELIGLYMDGSFDKIYLSYTHFQSAVKQIIMFDEFVPLSMSEEELAEGQEEDSGDYLYEPTIDKIVDVLIPKYISTKIYYALVESQASEHAARMAAMENATSNCGEMVRYLTLVYNKRRQESITNEMMDIVGGAEALRGT, from the coding sequence ATGGCAAGTCTAAGGGATATTAAGAGGAAGATCAGCAGTATAGACAGTACCCAGACCATTACTCGGACTGTGAAGATGGTCTCGGCGTCGAAACTGAGGAAGGCGCAGACTGAGCTTGACAAGACGAAGGCATATGCGATGAAAATGGAAGATCTTGTCAGGCGGGTCGTGAAAAAACTGCCCAGCGAAAGCCACCCTCTGCTCACGCCGAGGGAAGAGATCAATAAGGTGCTCATTGTGTCCATAGCCTCAGACAGGGGTTTGGCAGGCGCTTTCAACACGAACATCTGCCTGGCCGCAGAGAATTTTATTCATCAGAACAGCAGTAAGTATGAGCGGATGGCCGTCTACATCGTGGGGAAGAAGGCAAAAGACTATCTGTCACGGCGGAAAGTAGACATAATAAAGGATTGGGCGGATGTAAAGAAGGTGGATCAGGACTTGGTAGACCAGATTGCAGACGAGTTGATAGGCCTTTACATGGACGGCTCCTTTGACAAGATTTACCTTTCCTATACGCACTTCCAGTCGGCGGTGAAGCAGATTATCATGTTCGACGAGTTCGTTCCTTTAAGCATGAGCGAAGAGGAGTTAGCGGAAGGACAGGAGGAGGATTCTGGCGACTACCTGTATGAGCCGACCATAGACAAGATTGTCGATGTGTTGATTCCCAAATATATCAGCACTAAGATATACTATGCCCTCGTGGAGTCTCAGGCTTCCGAGCATGCGGCACGGATGGCGGCAATGGAAAATGCAACGAGTAATTGCGGGGAGATGGTGAGGTACCTTACCCTCGTTTACAATAAGAGAAGACAAGAGAGCATAACCAATGAAATGATGGATATTGTTGGTGGTGCAGAAGCTCTGAGAGGAACATAA
- a CDS encoding general secretion pathway protein GspB → MSYILDALKKLEQKRQQEGTLTILALQSPFPAKSKPRRVWLYVVLSVLILNGGAILWWMSPWKSAAKNVPVPMRNPVLSPATDSIKSAAPPFTPPSAHETKAAAVHVEDAKIPPREREGKGSRETSPPSQKSARASEHKPSTVSNFVPIELAYPESTVQPELKPPKNGKIHRLADLPASVSSSIPELKISLHYYIDDPKARFARINDKTMREGQYLAEGLKVDEINASGVIMNCRGWRFLLEISNEK, encoded by the coding sequence ATGTCCTATATTCTTGACGCTCTAAAAAAACTTGAACAAAAACGTCAGCAGGAGGGAACGCTCACCATCCTGGCTTTGCAGAGTCCATTCCCGGCGAAATCAAAGCCAAGGCGCGTCTGGCTTTATGTCGTCCTCTCCGTCCTGATTTTGAATGGAGGGGCCATTTTGTGGTGGATGAGTCCGTGGAAGTCCGCAGCTAAGAATGTCCCCGTCCCCATGAGGAATCCGGTTCTTTCCCCGGCGACAGACTCCATAAAAAGCGCCGCGCCCCCATTCACGCCTCCATCCGCTCACGAGACGAAGGCCGCCGCCGTCCATGTAGAAGACGCGAAGATCCCTCCCCGTGAAAGAGAAGGAAAGGGAAGTCGGGAGACTTCGCCGCCCTCACAGAAATCCGCTCGCGCCTCCGAACATAAACCTTCGACCGTTTCGAATTTCGTGCCCATAGAGCTGGCCTACCCGGAGTCTACGGTCCAACCCGAGCTCAAACCTCCGAAAAACGGAAAGATACACAGGCTTGCCGATTTGCCGGCCTCTGTATCAAGCAGTATTCCTGAACTCAAAATATCTCTCCATTACTATATTGATGATCCCAAGGCCAGATTCGCAAGAATCAACGACAAGACGATGCGCGAAGGTCAGTATCTCGCAGAAGGCCTGAAGGTGGACGAGATAAACGCCTCGGGCGTGATCATGAACTGCAGGGGTTGGAGGTTTTTATTAGAAATATCAAACGAAAAGTGA
- a CDS encoding AAA family ATPase: protein MIISVANQKGGVGKTTTAVNLAASIAVAEKKTLVIDLDPQCNTTSGYGINYNGLYAYIYHVMIGDKPMKEIIRKTGVPFLDIAPAHPDLIGAEVEMLDMEEREFVLRDALKDVRDTYSYIFIDCPPSLGLLTINALAASDSVIIPLQCEYFALEGLAGLQRTISIIKKRLNPSLGIMGILLTMFDKRNNLSFRVLEEVNKCFNDGVFKTVIPRNVKLSECPSYGKPALLYDITSKGAESYLELASEILGGA from the coding sequence ATGATTATATCCGTAGCAAACCAAAAGGGGGGCGTCGGTAAGACGACTACTGCGGTAAATCTTGCTGCATCCATCGCCGTTGCGGAGAAGAAAACCCTCGTTATAGACCTTGACCCCCAGTGCAACACCACCTCGGGCTATGGTATCAACTATAACGGCCTTTATGCCTATATATACCATGTCATGATCGGCGATAAGCCGATGAAAGAGATTATACGAAAGACCGGAGTGCCATTCCTGGACATCGCCCCCGCCCACCCGGACCTCATAGGGGCCGAAGTGGAGATGCTTGACATGGAGGAGAGGGAATTTGTGCTAAGGGATGCCCTGAAGGATGTGAGAGACACCTACTCCTACATATTTATCGACTGTCCGCCTTCGCTTGGGCTTCTCACCATAAACGCGCTCGCCGCGTCAGATTCTGTAATCATACCCCTTCAGTGCGAATATTTTGCTCTCGAAGGCCTTGCCGGCCTCCAGAGGACCATATCAATAATCAAGAAGAGGCTGAATCCCAGCCTCGGCATCATGGGTATACTGCTTACCATGTTTGACAAGCGCAATAACCTCTCGTTCAGAGTCCTGGAAGAGGTAAACAAATGCTTCAACGACGGCGTTTTCAAGACCGTGATCCCGAGAAACGTGAAGCTTAGCGAATGCCCAAGCTACGGGAAGCCGGCGCTGCTTTATGACATAACGTCAAAGGGCGCGGAAAGCTATCTGGAGCTTGCATCAGAGATATTAGGGGGAGCCTGA
- a CDS encoding ATP synthase F0 subunit B encodes MMKFDVTLLIQFLNILILMILFNFFLFKPVLRVLDKRQKTISSLFDKVENIKTDTVGLEKSYDEQAKEKKRPILEYRDSSMSQAHSVSTGIIEKARKDLSDELTRVKSQIEGESKKVREALMADVEKLAGEAAEKILRRSL; translated from the coding sequence ATGATGAAATTTGACGTAACTCTCCTGATTCAATTCTTGAATATCCTCATCCTTATGATTCTTTTTAACTTTTTTCTTTTTAAACCCGTTCTTCGCGTTCTCGACAAAAGACAGAAAACCATCAGTTCACTTTTCGATAAAGTTGAGAACATAAAAACGGACACTGTAGGTCTTGAAAAATCATACGATGAGCAGGCGAAGGAAAAGAAGAGGCCCATCCTCGAATACCGCGACTCATCCATGTCCCAGGCCCACAGCGTCTCTACGGGAATAATTGAAAAGGCAAGGAAGGACCTTTCGGATGAGCTTACTCGGGTGAAGAGCCAGATTGAAGGAGAGAGCAAGAAAGTTCGCGAAGCCCTGATGGCTGATGTGGAAAAGCTCGCGGGCGAGGCGGCGGAAAAGATATTGAGAAGGAGTCTATAA
- a CDS encoding AAA family ATPase: MYKEYFGLKENPFSISPDPHYFYMSEGHREAMAHLLYGIKSESGFVLLTGEVGTGKTTVCRCVLEQIPEDTEIAFILNPKMTVEELLANICDEFGIKYPPDTRSNRVFVSLINEYLLDTRAKGKKAILLIEEAQNLSVEVLEQIRLLTNLETNQYKLLQIIMLGQPELKEMLSRPELRQLSQRITARYHLGPLSKREISSYLEHRLSAAGLIRGHLFTKSALRRLYRLTGGVPRLINVICDRALTGAYVQGKEQVDARILTAAAREVSGRSASRRPRLRAYQLVCAGVLLFLCIAGIAAYNIQKTRTLSMAIPSAKTQEPSGISGIETGALNLEKPADAAQEMLKDKAYEVLFGKWDIHYDPESYLGPCEQARRQGLQCVEDKGSLTVLRQMNRPAVLKLWNGSDEYYATLTSLNGDTASFALGGEVRVVDIKEISPRWSGDYVLLWRAPPGYKGGLKSGNVGVTVAWLDRQLAMIQKREPSSAQRPFYDEKLAAQVKEFQVTAGLVPSGIAGPRTIICVAAAAGDGGPVLRLKEESN, from the coding sequence ATGTACAAAGAGTATTTCGGGCTGAAAGAGAATCCATTCTCCATATCTCCTGACCCTCACTATTTCTACATGAGCGAGGGGCACCGGGAAGCTATGGCCCACCTCCTCTATGGGATTAAAAGTGAAAGTGGTTTTGTTCTCCTTACCGGGGAGGTAGGGACCGGAAAGACGACGGTCTGCCGCTGCGTACTGGAGCAGATACCTGAAGATACCGAGATCGCATTCATTCTTAACCCCAAGATGACCGTGGAGGAGTTGCTCGCCAATATCTGCGACGAATTTGGTATCAAGTACCCGCCTGATACCAGGAGCAACAGGGTTTTTGTTTCCCTGATTAACGAGTATCTATTGGACACCCGCGCCAAGGGCAAGAAGGCTATTCTGCTGATAGAGGAAGCACAGAACCTTAGCGTGGAAGTGCTTGAACAGATCAGGCTTCTTACGAACCTTGAGACGAACCAATATAAACTTCTCCAGATCATCATGCTGGGACAGCCGGAACTGAAAGAGATGCTGTCGCGGCCGGAATTGCGGCAGCTTTCGCAACGGATCACGGCGAGGTACCATCTTGGGCCTTTGTCTAAGCGGGAAATCTCGTCATATTTGGAGCACCGGCTTTCCGCCGCAGGGCTGATTCGCGGCCATCTTTTTACCAAGTCGGCGCTCAGGCGGTTATACCGGCTTACAGGCGGAGTGCCGAGACTTATCAACGTGATATGCGATAGGGCCTTGACAGGCGCCTATGTCCAGGGGAAAGAGCAGGTTGACGCCAGAATACTAACTGCCGCCGCGCGGGAGGTTTCCGGCCGGAGCGCCTCAAGGCGACCGCGATTGAGGGCCTATCAGCTTGTATGCGCCGGCGTTTTACTTTTTCTCTGTATTGCCGGCATCGCTGCCTATAATATTCAAAAGACGCGAACGCTGTCCATGGCCATACCGTCGGCTAAGACGCAGGAACCTTCCGGCATTTCCGGCATAGAGACAGGAGCGCTCAATCTGGAGAAGCCTGCAGACGCGGCGCAGGAAATGCTGAAGGATAAGGCATATGAGGTTTTGTTCGGCAAGTGGGACATACATTATGACCCTGAAAGCTATCTCGGACCGTGTGAACAGGCCCGGAGGCAGGGCCTCCAGTGTGTAGAGGATAAGGGGAGTCTGACGGTCCTTCGCCAGATGAACAGACCGGCGGTACTGAAACTTTGGAACGGCAGCGACGAGTACTATGCAACTCTAACATCTTTAAACGGAGATACCGCCTCCTTTGCACTCGGAGGAGAGGTGAGGGTGGTCGATATCAAGGAGATAAGCCCGAGATGGTCGGGCGATTACGTGCTCCTGTGGCGAGCTCCGCCAGGGTACAAGGGGGGTCTCAAGTCGGGAAACGTGGGAGTGACCGTTGCCTGGCTGGACCGGCAGCTGGCAATGATTCAGAAGCGGGAACCTTCGTCGGCGCAAAGGCCGTTCTATGATGAAAAACTGGCGGCACAGGTAAAGGAGTTTCAGGTCACTGCGGGGCTTGTTCCAAGCGGCATCGCAGGACCCAGAACGATAATCTGTGTGGCCGCTGCGGCAGGAGACGGCGGACCTGTACTCCGCCTCAAAGAGGAGAGCAACTAA